The DNA segment TGTtctaatacatttaaatgctaAGGTCTACATACCAAGCTTTAGCTAGAATGACCTCTGTTTCAACTTGCACAGTCAGGAACTGCCCCACAATAGAGGCCATGTAGTCTTTAGTCTTGGTCTTATATAAAAGCACAGGTGACAGCAGTCAGTCAACAAGCAGAATCAGCTTCTCCCTTGTGGAACTACTGAGGATCAGTTAGTGCAACCATGAAGGTAAACCTTGTTCCAGCACCCATTTCCACAAAGTTTCGCTTTGAAATATCTGAATTGGTACTTTATGTCACTAAATATTACACTTGAATTTTCAGGTCACTTTCTTTGAGGACAGGAACTTCCAGGGTCGCTCTTATGAGTGTATGAGCGACTGTGGTGACTTCTCCTCCTACATGAACCGCTGTCACTCTTGCAGAGTGGAGAGTGGATGCTGGATGATGTATGATCATCCCAACTACATGGGAAATCAGTATTTCTTTAGGAGGGGCGAATATGCTGATTACATGTCTATGTTTGGAATGAACAACTGCATCAGGTCCTGCCGTATGATCCCTATGGTAAGCTCAATTTCAGCTTACTTAACATTTACACATAAATAGGTTTATCTTcagctttttaattaataaaatgatttttaaaaaaagataaactaAAATGACTTCTCTTTCACTACAGTACAAGGGATCCTACAGAATGAGGATCTACGAGAGGGAGAACTTCATGGGTCAGATGTACGAAATGATGGATGATTGTGACAGCATCATGGACCGTTATCGAATGTCTCAATGCCAGTCCTGTCATGTGATGGACGGCCACTGGCTCTTCTATGAGCAGCCccactacagaggcaggatgtggTACTTCAGGCCTGGAGAGTACAGGAGCTTCAGCAATATGGGTGGCATGAGATTCATGAGCATGAGGCGTATCATGGACTCCTGGTACTagtctttatattaataaaataatttctctaCAACAATAAACAATGTCTTGAAAATCATTAATTCCACTAATCACAAAAAGaaaatccacaaaacacaaatcaaaatataatttcccAAACTTCCCAAAACTACTTCCATATTTTCTCTAGATTAGGAAATATCTATGATTTTAGAACAAATATATTTCTAACCCACTTGCTGTCCTGAAATGAAAGAAATACAGTTACTATGGGGTGGAATTTTAGGATCTAATGCTGATTCTAGAAATTACAATACaattctaaagcattttttttctaattttttacAGTTTGAATATCAAATTTGTATGTTCAATTTTGATAAATTACTCAActttaattttacaaataataataaatcaaaacaatTGTTTTTTAAGAATGAATAACTGCTGTAACaaaattttgcatgtttaaacgaCATACAAGCACATTTACAGTATTAAAGAACAAAGTAACACATTACAGGAACCTTCGAAAAATGTTTTCTGTATCTGAGAGTGCTTAAGTATTTGAAAAATTGTAGAAGGTCTCTAGGTGGACTGAAGTTTATACAGTAGTCATATAATACAGTCTTTGTTATAAatgtcagaatgttttttttttttcaaataagtaatttCCATGATTTTAggatctgtgttttttttctgtagcacTTTTTGAACTTtcgaaaataaaaattaaatataatatgtgGTTCTATACATAGAAATTAGGCCTACAAATTAGGCCTACAACGGTTCTTTCTGGCTCACCAGCAGTGtgaaaaatgcaaataaagattttaattttcaaatcctAGTGTTAAGTGATaagaatttaaaaagtaattaacaaTTATTACTGCAAGTTATGTTGTACTACAGTAAGATAACAGGCCATCCTCTCATAATATAAAGAatgcatattataattataaatataccaTCCTATTCCCACTGTACCATAATAACAGACTAGTgtgaatgaataataatttaacaaaggCACAGTAGCATTCCAGGGACCAGTAAACTGCAATGCATTCACTTCACCTATTCACTACTCCatcagtacactgactgaactgctgtgaaaagagaactgaagatgaacatgaGCAGAGCAGCTGTATTACTACAGGTGCATATCACGTCATTCATGTACATCACAAGCCAATGCGCACTTTAGTCAGAGCAGCAAAAATAATGTATTCCTATATACACCACCTATATTAATGTCAGTGAGAGATGAGAGGAGGAGCGCAAATATAAATCCCCGCCCTCAACTCAATATTCCGTTTCAGTTGGAAAGTATCCACCATACTGGAATAAAGTTGGCAGCAACCACTGGGTCACACGGACTTTAACAGACACACCACAATGACAATGAAAGAGACTTCAAGAGAGTCAAGGTTCAGCTCTTGCAAGTAAACCTTTTATATCTCTTTCAGTTGCACTTCATTTGCAAAGGACCCAGCATTGATGGACCTCATCTGACTCTCACAAGTCTGAAATCATGTAGCCCATTCCACAAAAGTATAAGCAGACAGTACCTGAACCACATGGCTCATCACCCATGCAGTCAGACTGCAAAGGACCCTGTGAAAACCCATCTGACCCAACTGCCTGGTCAACACTCTAAGGATTCTCTTAGGAGCTGGTCCACTCTAAGGAGCCAGCATATTGATTTATCAGAAAGCAACTTTATGCCCTCCCCACTGCATCTGCATCACCAGTGGAAACAGCTCTACAACCAGACTGATCATCCAACCATGTGgaatgcaaatatttaattaGGATATTTGGCATGCCGTCTTTGTGTGTGTTCTATGTGTTACCTGTTCTTGTCCTGTTTTCATTATTGCTTGTGTACCAAGTCAACTGGCTTCACGTGTATGAGCGTGAGCTCCTGCTAAGTCTTAGAGAGTCAGATGTTGTGGCTTATATGTTTGTACTCGGGTGGCCATTAGACATGCAATCCCCAGTCATGGCGTGTGCTTTGTAGGATTGGTGTGGGCTCATGGAAGGAGGCATGTTGGTGAGACGGACTACTGCACGTGCGTGTGCCTTCACTGCTGGTCTGGCCGGACATGCAATCTCAGTGGTGGATTACCTCAACTTCGCATTCCAGTATCTCTCACCTCGACTCTGGGAGATAAGGTACTCTGAGCTGGTTGCAGTTGTTCCCATGTCTGGAAGTTTAATCAAGATTCAAAATGATTCTTTGGCATTCTAAGCAGAGGGGGGTTAATTCTTATAACCTTCATTCTATGGAATATGATTCTATGAAATGGAACTTATCAAATAAGGCTTCTGTTGATTTGTCTGTGAATATGGCCTTGATAAGTATCAGGTTTAttactaataaaacatttttaattaacaatcTGATTTCTGGGTCCCgaacgtcacagaaggactccatcaagacaagatccagcggtatgttttctgatgtttcctccccagccaccgagcgggagagaaggAGTGGTTTTGAGGGAACCCATCTGGTCGTGtttcgtgggaccaggggaggtcgcagaGGAGTGAGTGGttgagaggaggtccggcatcgctctccaccatggccacTCTTCGACCCTGGGCTCGTGAGGGACGGAATGGAGCCGCCGTCTCACCATTGCAAAtggagaggggagaggaggcaTACATCTGCCGAgtcagcgccgctgcacaagatggccgccagcccagtgctgctgcgcagaatggccgccggcccagcaccgctgcccatgatggccgcaagtccagtgccactgcacaagatggccgccagcccagcgtcatgacgcaagatggacgccagcccagcaccacagcacaaggtggtcaccagcccagcgccacgatgcAAGATGTCCGCCAGCTCAGCATCCAgatgcaagatggctgccagctcagtgccacagcacaagatggctgcaaGCCCATCGCCACTTTCCaggatggccgccggcccagcgccactgcccaaaatGGCCACCTTGGCCTCCTggtggcccaagatggccgccggtccagagtcatggcacaagattgACCctagccacagttgaccctccagagttgagtcaggttcccgttgaccctcctgggtcgagtcaggttcccgctgaccctccagagtcgagtcagattcccgttgaccctccagagtcgagtcagattcccgttGAACCTCCAGCgtcgagtcagattcctgttgaccctccagactcgagtcaggttcccgttgaccctccagagtcgagtcaggtactcATGGACCCTCCATAGTTGAGTCAGCTtctcgttgaccctccagagtcgagtcaggttcccgttgaccctccagattcgagtcagattcctgttgaacctccagagtcgagtcagattcctgttgaccctccagagtcgagtcaggttcccgttgaccttccagagtcgagtcaggtactcgtggaccctccagagtcgagtcaggtgctcagtgaccctccagagtcagggttagtcaccgttgaccttccagagtcagggctagtcaacattgaccttccagagtcagggctagtcactgttgaccttccagagtcaggactgatcttctggaatccagtcttaacaccatgggattaccagagtctctccacgtctctgtggaactaccagagcctccccacgttTCTGCTGAACTAACAGAGCCTCTTCACGCCTCTGCTGagctaccagagcctctccacgtctctgctgaactactagagctTCTCCTCGgatcggctgaactaccagagtctctcctcacctctgcagaacttccagagcctcatcacatctcagccgaactctctgtgcgctcgactgatcctgtcgtggctaCCCTTAATtggttcatgttctctgtttcagacttgcttAACCAGACTTGCTCTTCTGCGCTGCAGAGGTGGCCCTCTGTCTCGActgcatggatgtggtggtctcctgcggagggggtaatgtcacgttgtctggtctctgtttccctgggtgtccactagtgggctcacttccccttaggcacctcaccgcaggcactataattcccactagccttgtccgttcatcacagtaattgcactcctgctaatttcaccaggtgccttcacttattaGTCTTTAgtctccctatattaaccagtcttttcctgttgtctgaATGGAGTCCTTTTCTTCCGTTTCCTGTTGTCTTTCGTATTCCGAGTTCCTCGCATTTCGAGTTCCTGTTTTCTTTTTCCGTTCCAGTTGCTTTCCTGTccctttcttgtttgtttatttggattgtttctggttttgaccctggcttgttaggattacgatttggattaccctaataAAAACttactgcatttggatctcttgTTCCCTGTGTTTCACTAGGTCCCGGACATCACATTGGGTCTCTCTTGTGACTTTTCTTCCTTGAACTCTTCAAGGATTGGGGTTCGGGGTGGGGATGTTGCCAATATTTTTAGGAGctgttttaagtttttaaagtGGATTTGACTAGGCCTTTGATTTTTGAGCTTTTATACAGACCTCCCAAGTATAACAACGATTTTATTTGACAATCTACCTCCAGTTTGTGTAAATTTTTATTGCCAAGCTAACATTCCTTGACTGGTGCTCTGAACTAAGCGATGAGGGATATGGTCCACTGATACTCATAACTGAACCTTAAGGGAtgtggggagtgtgtgtgtgtggggggggggggggggggggggtacagcaaaaagaaaaaaatgtatatatatcgtACTAATCTATAATCTATAATCTATATTAAAAAGATACAGTTCTCTCACTCACGGACACTATATTTAATAATCTGTTCAGATGAGAGCTTGTCAAAACAAGTAAGTGATTTCCAGTTACataatgtgaaattaataatttatcacACAATCAGGCCAGTATAATACAGCCAAGCTTCACAAAGATATGAGATCATAAGGAAACACCTGTAAGTATCattgacaccccccccccccccatcccaaccaaaaaaaattaaataacaaaattaatctGCACAGTCAGAATTAGGAAATCTGGAACAAAACTATTTGTCAGAATGAaagctcattattattattattattattattattattactattactcttTAGCATTTATAGATTAATAGATTAATTTTCGTAACATATACTTTAGAAATTCTACAGTTCAAacaatgtaaacaataaaatctaCATACCAGGCTTTAACTAGAATGGCCTATGGACCAAATTGCACAGTCAGGAATTGACTAACAATAGAGGCTGTGTAGTCTTTAGTCTTGGTCTAGTATAAAAGCACAGGTGACAGCAGTCAGTCAACAAGCAGAAACAGCTTCAGCTTCTCCCTTGTGGAACTACTTAGGATCATCCAGTGCAACCATGAAGGTAAACCTTGTTCCAACACCAATTTCCACACAGTTTTACTCCAAAATGATTCCATTtgttaactttaactttaaatcaGTTAAAAGATCAATTTAAAATTTTCAGGTCACCTTCTACGAAGACAGGAACTTCCAGGGTCGCTCTTATGAGTGCATGAGCGACTGTGGTGACTTCTCCTCCTACATGAGCCGCTGTCACTCTTGCAGAGTGCACAGCGGATGTTGGATGATGTATGATCAACCCAACTACATGGGAAATCAGTATTTCTTTAGGAGGGGTGAATATGCTGATTACATGTCTATGTTTGGAATGAACAACTGCATCAGGTCCTGCCGTATGATCCCTATGGTGAGTTCCATAAATGAATTGCCTGTATCCACTCAAATACACATACTTTTATTAATACCATTTCGGATTAaatattcaatttttatttatttggaatcaTGAAGCAAAAAGCTGATATATAGGCAAAAATGCCAAAGCAGAGAGGATCCTTTGAGAATGTGTATTTATGAGGCAGAGCAATACagttattgtatttgtttacgTTACATGTTCTTTCTACATGACAAACTTAAAACAATGTACTTCTCTTCCACTACAGTACAGGGGATCCTACAGAATGAGGATCTATGAGAGGGAGAACTTCATGGGTCAGATGTACGAGATGATGGATGATTGTGACAGCATCATGGACCGTTATCGCATGTCTCAATGCCAGTCCTGTCATGTGATGGACGGCCACTGGCTCTTCTATGAGCAGCCccactacagaggcaggatgtggTACTTCAGGCCTGGAGAGTACAGGAGCTTCAGTAATATGGGCGGCATGAGATTCATGAGCATGAGGCGTATCATGGACTCCTGGTACTAgggtttatattaataaaataattattctacAACAATAAACATTCTGTCTTGAAAATCATTGATATCAATAATGTTTACATGAGTAATCAAATAAGACCTCATAAATTAAACAGAACTGCAAGAAATGtctgaattatgttttattattttaagatagCAATCTAACTTATGTACTGTAAACATAAGGGATAAATGCTTTCAAATGACAAGGTCCAGCCAGACAAGAAACCCAAACTACCTAGACACAAATTGCATCAAAAAGCTGGTTCCTCACAGCCTTTGGTTAAATTACAATTGCTtctattttattagaatttatcAGAAATAAAAGACTCAAAAGTCCATAtggctaaattaaaataaataaataaataaattttcttatgtggtatattttaattatatatatatttccatacaatgaaattcaGTCAAGTTTAATGTTTTGGGTCCAAGTAtctagaaaaaaatgtaaaagtaaaaaggtctacatttaaagAAACACTACAAAACTCGCTATGAACATCTCTGGTTCCTCTTCAAGTCGTTTGTGAGGGTTGCAGCTAGTTACAAGCAAAAAGCACCAATATTAAGAAAAAGCCATATTATTaagacataataataattttaaaaaatccataTATGCTTACAAATAATTCCATATCTGCTGTTCAGTAGACAAACATTGCATATAAAGTTTCATTATTTAACATAGTTATGTAATTCTCAGTACTAGCAAGAATTGTAGGAAATGACCAATGCTCTCTTGCATCTTCAATAACCAAGACTGAAGTgcccaagacaaaaaaaatggctgccaactgctctgggtatgtgttcatggtgtgtgtgtgtgtgtgtgtgtgtctgtatgtgccCTTGCATGGGTCAAATTTTTATTATGAGTTACCATACTTGGTCATGCCACCATCATGTCACGTCACCTTTACGTTTTTTCACAATCTGACATTTGCTGCCAATACAAACTTGATGTCATTGAATGAGCGGTCTTCACGTGTCCTCCTGGATCCAAAAACCCAAGGTCCGACTGAGACCTGACTGGGTTTGGGTCCAAAACTTTGATAAGTGCCTTAGACATAGGTTATAATTGTTATTAACAGACTtaggtaatttaaaataaatgtgcttttagtGGATGGACCCGAGAAGACTAATTATTTTAAGCTATGCCAACTTTGAATTATTTGTTTTGGACGTTTAacccttttttatattttaaaacaaatatatattaaataattgctAGACAACATTAGACAACGCAAGTATAAATTTGTCCATCTATTCCTTACAGCCGGCATTCCTGTAATTTACCAATGCCTGCCTTTGCCAAGAACTATTTCACCACCATGGGGCTGGATGGTAGACTTACAGCAAGtattttaatttcctttaaaggggggggtgaaatgctatttcatgcatactgagttttttacactatcaaagagttggattcccatgctaaacatggacaaagtttcaaaatttaagttgtacgtttgaaggagtatttctgttccaaaaatactccttccggtttgtcacaagtttcggaaagtttttttcgagtatggctctgtgtgacgttagatggagcggaatttccttatatgggtgctaagggcacgtctgccagaagagcgcgcgctcccatatagcagagcagagagaggctgtgcacagacaatcactgatcagagcgagagcgtcgcaaaatgtcacaaaaggagtgtttttggttgccagggcaagacaaccctgcacagattaccaaagaaaaaacaccattaagggaccagtggatggagtttatttttacagagcatcaacggagttgtgcaagtttttgtgtttgttccctgcatttcgaagatgcttgttttacaaacaaggcccagtttgacaacggatttgcgtatcgtttatttctaaaggatgatgcaatcccaacgaaaaagggtcaggatcgtgtgttggaaccgcaggcggtgagtaaaactgcttcaaatatctctgcctccttgttagtgcgtccgcctcccatcggagacccgggttcgagccccgctcggagcgagtcgttgctgctgctgctctcgttcagcttcagcctcgggatctgattctggataataaataaacggctgaatctgactgttagccatggtttattttggatgatggttttttcctcaaggtaatgtcagagccgttaaatatgtttttcaatggctctgggtaatgtcacagcttccaaacgctctcaacgcaaaagcctactggcgctcgtgattctttagctccgcccacacgtcacgcctccagtcggtcgtgtttttccgggaaaaatcggtacagactatctttctcttatgaatataataaaactaaagactttttggagtta comes from the Carassius gibelio isolate Cgi1373 ecotype wild population from Czech Republic chromosome B9, carGib1.2-hapl.c, whole genome shotgun sequence genome and includes:
- the LOC127964867 gene encoding gamma-crystallin M2-like isoform X10, with amino-acid sequence MKVTFFEDRNFQGRSYECMSDCGDFSSYMNRCHSCRVESGCWMMYDHPNYMGNQYFFRRGEYADYMSMFGMNNCIRSCRMIPMYKGSYRMRIYERENFMGQMYEMMDDCDSIMDRYRMSQCQSCHVMDGHWLFYEQPHYRGRMWYFRPGEYRSFSNMGGMRFMSMRRIMDSWY
- the LOC127964867 gene encoding gamma-crystallin M2-like isoform X5, giving the protein MKVTFFEDRNFQGRSYECMSDCGDFSSYMNRCHSCRVESGCWMMYDHPNYMGNQYFFRRGEYADYMSMFGMNNCIRSCRMIPMYRGSYRMRIYERENFMGQMYEMMDDCDSIMDRYRMSQCQSCHVMDGHWLFYEQPHYRGRMWYFRPGEYRSFSNMGGMRFMSMRRIMDSWY
- the LOC127964867 gene encoding gamma-crystallin M2-like isoform X8: MKVTFFEDRNFQGRSYECMSDCGDFSSYMNRCHSCRVESGCWMMYDHPNYMGNQYFFRRGEYADYMSMFGMNNCIRSCRMIPMYKGSYRMRIYERENFMGQMYEMMDDCDSIMDRYRMSQCQSCHVMDGHWLFYEQPHYRGRMWYFRPGEYRSFSNMGGMRFMSMRRIMDSWY
- the LOC127964867 gene encoding gamma-crystallin M2-like isoform X7; this translates as MKVTFFEDRNFQGRSYECMSDCGDFSSYMNRCHSCRVESGCWMMYDHPNYMGNQYFFRRGEYADYMSMFGMNNCIRSCRMIPMYRGSYRMRIYERENFMGQMYEMMDDCDSIMDRYRMSQCQSCHVMDGHWLFYEQPHYRGRMWYFRPGEYRSFSNMGGMRFMSMRRIMDSWY
- the LOC127964867 gene encoding gamma-crystallin M2-like isoform X3, with translation MKVTFYEDRNFQGRSYECMSDCGDFSSYMSRCHSCRVHSGCWMMYDQPNYMGNQYFFRRGEYADYMSMFGMNNCIRSCRMIPMYRGSYRMRIYERENFMGQMYEMMDDCDSIMDRYRMSQCQSCHVMDGHWLFYEQPHYRGRMWYFRPGEYRSFSNMGGMRFMSMRRIMDSWY
- the LOC127964867 gene encoding gamma-crystallin M2-like isoform X2, with protein sequence MMGKVIFYEDRNFQGRSYECMSDCGDFSSYMSRCHSCRVESGCWMMYDRPNYMGNQYFFRRGEYADYMSMFGMNECIRSCRMIPMYRGSYRMRIYERENFMGQMYEMMDDCDSIMDRYRMSQCQSCHVMDGHWLFYEQPHYRGRMWYFRPGEYRSFSNMGGMRFMSMRRIMDSWY
- the LOC127964867 gene encoding gamma-crystallin M2-like isoform X6; protein product: MKVTFFEDRNFQGRSYECMSDCGDFSSYMSRCHSCRVESGCWMMYDHPNYMGNQYFFRRGDYADYMSMFGMSNCIRSCRMIPMYRGSYRMRIYERENFMGQMYEMMDDCDSIMDRYRMSQCQSCHVMDGHWLFYEQPHYRGRMWYFRPGEYRSFSNMGGMRFMSMRRIMDSWY